The Blastocatellia bacterium genome includes a window with the following:
- a CDS encoding DegT/DnrJ/EryC1/StrS family aminotransferase, which translates to MSTAEMRKIPMLDLKAQYRNLAEETESAVKRVLESQQLILGPEVKDLEREIAAYCQCEYAVGCASGSDALLLALMAFDVGPGDEVITTPFTFFATAGSIIRLGAKPVFVDIDPQSFNMNVATLASAVTARTKAIMPVHLFGQCVEMESVEQVARRTGAAIIEDAAQAIGAEYYGRRAGSLGDVAAFSFYPSKNLGGAGDGGMLTTNRSEVAEELRMLRAHGAKRKYYHDRVGVNSRLDSLQAAILRVKFRYLDDWAAARQANARRYDDLFDEAGLRENGQVTVPSVGAGQHHVFNQYVIRVEKRDDLRAYLNGCGVGTEIYYPVPMHLQTCFADLGYAKGDFIEAEKAADEALAIPIYPELTEDDQAYVVSTIARFYNG; encoded by the coding sequence GTGAGCACAGCCGAAATGCGAAAGATTCCGATGCTTGATTTGAAGGCGCAATACCGGAATCTCGCCGAGGAGACAGAGTCTGCCGTAAAGCGCGTGTTGGAGAGTCAGCAGTTGATACTGGGCCCTGAGGTTAAGGATCTCGAAAGGGAGATCGCCGCCTACTGTCAGTGCGAGTACGCGGTAGGGTGTGCGTCGGGCTCGGATGCGTTGCTGCTCGCGCTCATGGCGTTCGACGTGGGGCCTGGCGATGAGGTGATTACCACGCCGTTCACCTTTTTTGCGACTGCCGGCTCGATTATTCGGTTGGGCGCAAAGCCGGTATTTGTCGATATCGATCCGCAATCTTTCAACATGAACGTTGCCACGCTTGCTTCTGCGGTGACGGCCCGAACGAAAGCCATAATGCCTGTGCATCTCTTCGGCCAGTGTGTGGAAATGGAATCGGTCGAGCAGGTGGCGCGCCGCACGGGTGCCGCAATAATTGAGGATGCCGCGCAGGCAATCGGCGCCGAATATTATGGCCGGAGGGCTGGGAGTCTTGGGGATGTTGCGGCCTTCAGCTTCTACCCATCTAAGAACCTCGGCGGTGCTGGCGATGGCGGCATGCTGACGACGAATCGCAGTGAGGTTGCTGAGGAGTTGCGCATGTTGCGAGCGCACGGAGCGAAACGCAAGTATTACCATGATCGCGTCGGAGTCAATAGCCGACTCGACTCGCTCCAGGCCGCGATTTTACGGGTTAAATTCCGCTATCTCGATGATTGGGCAGCGGCGCGGCAAGCGAATGCCCGGCGGTATGATGATCTGTTTGACGAAGCAGGGCTGCGGGAGAATGGCCAGGTTACAGTGCCAAGCGTCGGAGCCGGCCAGCATCATGTGTTCAACCAATATGTCATCAGAGTTGAAAAGCGAGATGATCTGCGTGCTTATTTGAACGGTTGCGGTGTTGGAACGGAGATTTACTATCCGGTGCCGATGCATCTGCAAACCTGCTTTGCGGATTTGGGGTATGCGAAGGGCGACTTTATCGAGGCAGAGAAAGCCGCGGATGAGGCGCTGGCCATTCCTATCTACCCAGAATTGACTGAGGACGATCAGGCGTACGTGGTATCGACTATCGCACGATTCTATAATGGATAA
- a CDS encoding MBL fold metallo-hydrolase, protein MGIFIKQLLAGREFAETNPIAGQMANFVYLLGDDQTRECMVVDPAWDVSGILDEIDRQELRLTGALVTHYHSDHVGGELFGHHIDGLAELMRLRPVKVYVNQLEAEGIRLVTGLSDSDMIKVSGGDQVEVGGESLRFLHTPGHTPGSQCFLMGSSLVSGDTLFIGGCGRVDLPGGNAEQLYYSLTQVLGKLPDDTELFPGHNYATRPSSTIGRERQENFTMRVGSLAEWRRLMG, encoded by the coding sequence ATGGGCATTTTTATTAAACAGTTGCTGGCCGGGAGGGAATTCGCAGAGACTAATCCCATCGCCGGGCAGATGGCCAATTTCGTTTATCTGCTTGGCGACGACCAGACGCGCGAGTGCATGGTGGTTGATCCGGCCTGGGATGTCAGCGGCATTTTGGATGAGATTGACCGGCAAGAGCTACGGCTTACAGGCGCGCTGGTGACCCACTATCATTCCGATCATGTCGGCGGCGAGCTTTTCGGGCATCATATTGATGGGCTCGCCGAGTTGATGAGATTGCGCCCCGTGAAGGTCTATGTCAACCAGTTGGAGGCTGAAGGCATACGGCTGGTCACGGGGTTGTCGGATTCCGATATGATTAAAGTTTCGGGGGGCGATCAGGTTGAAGTCGGCGGCGAGTCGCTCAGGTTTCTGCATACGCCGGGGCATACGCCGGGTAGTCAATGTTTTCTCATGGGTTCATCGCTGGTTTCGGGTGATACGTTATTCATTGGCGGCTGCGGGCGCGTCGATCTGCCCGGCGGCAATGCCGAGCAATTGTATTATTCTTTAACCCAAGTTCTTGGCAAATTGCCTGATGACACGGAGCTCTTCCCGGGTCATAATTACGCCACGCGCCCAAGCAGTACGATTGGGCGCGAGCGCCAGGAGAATTTTACGATGCGCGTCGGCAGTCTCGCGGAATGGCGGCGGTTGATGGGATAA
- a CDS encoding XdhC family protein, with the protein MRKELLVRVIGWPGGLNPKSVDQEDERTRFSEVVITSDADIDDLKLPLALKNQLRDFWGSSSQVLSAEIAAEDLSNSKIKLVAERVVERRRLVVFGAGHVGRSVALIGAMLGLDVTLLDDRQEFLVRDQLSDWGIRTRVVDFEDIGDSIESQENLAIVIVTRGHQCDEAILRQVAKLGAAYVGMIGSRRRVAGVFQRLKHAGISQSFLDKVKAPIGLEIGSSSPQEIAVAIHAEIIKHFAEVR; encoded by the coding sequence ATGCGAAAAGAGTTGCTGGTTCGTGTCATCGGGTGGCCTGGTGGGTTGAATCCGAAAAGCGTTGATCAAGAAGATGAGCGCACTCGGTTCTCAGAAGTAGTAATAACATCTGATGCTGATATCGATGATCTAAAATTGCCACTGGCCTTAAAGAATCAATTAAGGGATTTTTGGGGTTCCAGCTCTCAAGTATTATCGGCAGAGATCGCCGCAGAGGATTTGTCGAATTCCAAAATTAAGCTTGTAGCGGAGCGGGTTGTAGAGCGGCGTAGACTAGTTGTTTTTGGAGCCGGGCATGTGGGGCGAAGCGTGGCTTTGATAGGAGCGATGCTAGGCTTGGATGTAACTCTGCTTGATGACCGGCAAGAGTTCTTAGTGCGAGATCAGTTGTCTGACTGGGGAATCCGGACCCGTGTGGTTGACTTTGAGGATATTGGCGATTCGATTGAGTCTCAGGAAAACCTGGCAATTGTTATTGTCACTCGCGGGCACCAATGTGATGAGGCTATTCTTAGGCAAGTGGCAAAGCTTGGTGCCGCGTATGTCGGCATGATTGGTAGCCGGCGCAGGGTCGCCGGAGTATTTCAGCGGCTAAAACACGCAGGGATCAGTCAATCCTTTTTAGATAAGGTAAAGGCACCTATCGGGTTGGAAATTGGCTCAAGCTCTCCTCAGGAGATTGCCGTGGCCATTCATGCGGAGATCATTAAGCATTTTGCAGAAGTAAGGTAG
- a CDS encoding sigma-54 dependent transcriptional regulator, with protein MKQKILIVEDEAQMCDLLMSFFGDKGYKVTAVQNGEDAIARLEEEDFALVITDIKLPGMSGLELLARLRQEWQDVAVIIMTAFSSISSAVEAMKLGAEDYIGKPFQLDELAITVDKALERRSLRREVRELRAEVRDRYNFSNIVGRSKPMLQLFEVIRRIAARRDASALIIGSTGTGKELVARAIHYNSDRRDAPFMPINCSAIPETLLESELFGHQKGAFTGAHETRRGLLEEAQGGTVFLDEINTLSQNLQVKLLRVLQERVVRRVGGRENITIDIRLVSASNLDLEEAVKRGEFRQDLFYRLSVVPVRLPDLKDRREDIPLLVSHFLQKFSQQHGEPMRRFSSEAMRVLMTHAWPGNVRELENAVEHALTMGSGDILTMDDLPSSVTSPERDIVEEATLDNVSLAEVERRYIVKILEKMGHHQIKTAQILGIDRRTLYRRLRQYGYGGHLRDEDSDFFDPSEDTVQVRAPSL; from the coding sequence ATGAAACAGAAAATTCTTATCGTCGAAGACGAAGCGCAGATGTGCGATCTGCTGATGTCTTTTTTTGGTGACAAGGGCTACAAAGTCACAGCGGTGCAGAATGGCGAAGACGCCATCGCGCGGCTTGAGGAGGAAGATTTCGCCCTGGTGATCACCGACATCAAGTTGCCGGGCATGAGCGGGCTGGAGCTGCTGGCCCGCCTTCGGCAGGAGTGGCAGGACGTGGCGGTCATCATCATGACGGCGTTCAGCTCGATTTCCTCAGCGGTCGAGGCCATGAAGCTGGGTGCCGAAGATTACATCGGCAAGCCCTTCCAGCTCGACGAGCTGGCGATAACCGTGGACAAAGCCCTGGAACGGCGCAGTCTGCGGCGCGAGGTGCGCGAGCTGCGCGCCGAGGTGCGCGACCGTTATAACTTCTCCAATATCGTTGGGCGAAGCAAGCCGATGCTGCAACTGTTCGAAGTGATTCGGCGCATTGCGGCGCGGCGCGACGCTTCGGCGCTGATTATCGGCTCGACAGGCACCGGCAAAGAGCTTGTCGCCAGGGCCATCCACTACAACTCCGACCGCCGCGATGCGCCGTTTATGCCGATCAATTGCTCGGCGATCCCTGAGACGCTGCTGGAGTCAGAATTGTTCGGGCATCAGAAAGGCGCCTTCACGGGGGCGCATGAAACGCGGCGCGGGCTGCTCGAGGAGGCGCAGGGCGGCACGGTCTTCCTCGACGAGATCAACACCCTATCGCAGAACCTGCAAGTGAAACTATTGCGTGTCCTTCAGGAGCGCGTCGTCAGGCGCGTCGGCGGGCGCGAGAACATCACCATCGATATACGCCTGGTGTCGGCCAGCAACCTCGACCTTGAAGAAGCGGTCAAGCGCGGCGAATTCCGCCAGGACCTTTTTTACAGGCTCAGCGTGGTGCCCGTGCGGCTGCCGGATTTGAAAGACCGGCGGGAAGACATTCCATTGCTGGTGAGTCACTTTCTGCAAAAGTTCTCGCAGCAGCACGGCGAGCCGATGCGGCGCTTTTCCAGCGAGGCGATGCGGGTGTTGATGACACACGCCTGGCCGGGCAACGTCCGCGAGCTGGAGAACGCCGTCGAGCACGCCTTGACTATGGGGAGCGGCGACATCCTGACGATGGATGACCTGCCGTCGAGCGTCACCTCTCCTGAGCGTGACATTGTTGAAGAGGCGACGCTGGACAATGTGTCGTTAGCGGAAGTCGAGCGCCGCTACATAGTCAAGATTCTGGAAAAGATGGGGCATCACCAGATCAAGACGGCGCAAATCCTCGGCATTGATCGGCGGACACTGTACAGGCGCTTGCGGCAGTATGGGTATGGCGGCCATCTGCGTGACGAGGATAGCGATTTCTTCGATCCCTCCGAAGATACCGTGCAAGTCAGGGCGCCTTCACTATAG